In Gossypium hirsutum isolate 1008001.06 chromosome D06, Gossypium_hirsutum_v2.1, whole genome shotgun sequence, one genomic interval encodes:
- the LOC107941940 gene encoding uncharacterized protein, whose protein sequence is MAIDVLKRLNCCWCHEPLTDDIYLCPDCTFIIHKRYLDKLPTEIDHLTHRLHRLILKRSDSDYLCNLCQKQHSGPFYGCSLCHFNINVECAWPRSTVEDKSRHQHSFTILMRQDSFICDACGTERNCISYICSTCSLMVHKDCTSLPRIIKFSRYDHCIFHKYFLKDLTRQDCKICFKEVRLECGSYSCRKPGCNYVVHVNCVLEDKSLYKVIEEEKQCEELEEKSMQSFIIRVIEVNEAGEAIKIQHLSHQHCLVLANKMEEDIDRKCDGCMLPISNIFYYCLECPFFLHKTCAELPRIKQHWFHQSNSTLYFDSFKKCDFCNQHCSGFFYKIREGWDMCLRCAKVSDIIECKGHQHFLFFDFKYMEKCNGCGETNRYGPFRCGKCRFALDFGCLTLPHLALHKIDEHKLKLTYHDDKEQSYCDICEKYRDPSLWLYSCSICDTSAHIKCVLGHFPFLKDGVTFIYYHKHHHDLKFFRKVKGYPECSYCVSTSVLIVFMVVDVIYSNEKHQRIYLIKGVHKEFGISFFFDERMLEF, encoded by the exons ATGGCCATAGATGTACTCAAAAGATTGAACTGCTGCTGGTGTCATGAACCATTGACAGATGATATATATCTTTGTCCTGACTGTACATTCATTATTCACAAAAGATACCTTGATAAATTACCCACTGAAATTGATCACCTTACACATCGCTTACACCGTCTTATTCTTAAGCGTAGTGATAGTGATTACTTGTGCAACCTATGCCAAAAGCAACATTCTGGACCTTTTTACGGTTGTTCTCTTTGCCATTTCAACATCAATGTCGAATGTGCTTGGCCGAGGTCTACTGTTGAAGATAAAAGTCGTCATCAGCATTCATTCACCATACTTATGAGACAAGATTCATTCATTTGTGATGCATGTGGCACTGAAAGAAATTGTATTTCATATATATGTTCAACATGCAGCCTCATGGTCCATAAGGATTGCACTTCACTCCCACGCATCATCAAATTTTCTCGATATGATCACTGcatttttcacaaatattttCTTAAAGATCTTACAAGGCAAGATTGCAAGATTTGTTTCAAAGAAGTGAGACTAGAGTGTGGGAGTTACTCCTGTAGGAAGCCAGGTTGCAATTACGTTGTCCATGTGAATTGTGTCTTAGAGGATAAAAGTTTGTACAAGGTAATTGAGGAAGAGAAGCAATGTGAggagcttgaagaaaaatctatGCAGTCTTTCATCATTCGTGTTATTGAGGTGAATGAAGCTGGGGAAGCTATAAAGATTCAACATTTGAGTCATCAACATTGCTTGGTGTTAGCAAACAAGATGGAGGAGGACATTGATAGAAAATGTGATGGGTGCATGCTACCTATCtcaaatattttctattattgtttAGAATGTCCCTTTTTTCTTCATAAAACCTGTGCTGAATTGCCAAGAATCAAGCAACATTGGTTTCATCAAAGCAATTCCACCCTCTATTTCGACAGCTTCAAGAAATGTGACTTTTGCAATCAACATTGTAGTGGTTTCTTTTACAAAATTAGAGAAGGTTGGGACATGTGCTTAAGGTGTGCCAAAGTTTCTGATATCATTGAATGTAAAGGACACCAACACTTTCTCTTTTTTGATTTCAAATACATGGAGAAATGTAATGGTTGTGGCGAGACGAATCGGTATGGTCCATTCAGATGTGGAAAATGCAGATTTGCTTTGGATTTTGGATGCTTAACATTACCACATTTAGCTCTTCACAAAATTGATGAACACAAGCTAAAGCTTACTTATCATGATGATAAGGAGCAAAGTTATTGTGATATTTGTGAGAAATATAGAGATCCAAGCCTTTGGCTTTATTCTTGTTCAATTTGTGATACTTCTGCTCATATCAAATGTGTTCTTGGACACTTTCCATTTCTCAAAGATGGggtcacatttatttattatcacAAGCATCACCATGATCTTAAATTTTTTAGGAAAGTCAAGGGCTACCCTGAATGCTCTTATTGTG TATCAACATCAGTTCTAATTGTGTTCATGGTTGTAGATGTGATTTATTCAAATGAAAAGCACCAAAGGATTTATTTGATCAAAGGAGTTCACAAAGAATTTGGCATTTCATTCTTCTTTGATGAAAGGATGCTCGAATTCTAA
- the LOC121218612 gene encoding serpin-ZX has product MEVPIEAESSSFNTYFCLLLANNILQEKGVENRSNTVISPFSFHLLLSLIAVGSKGRTLEQLFHCLGSKSLEDINSLASQMVDLASPFNESNGVSIGEPDLSFVNAAWVAQSLKLKPSFQEIVEGVYHAIAKEVDFANKAEQVVAEVNAWAETATRGLIRNLLTAEALKVINEYTALILANALYFKGTWAQLFDTSKTKQRVFHLLDGEKVHVPFMTSNRFERYLYNEFEDFKILKLPYKTSQPTRKFAMHFFLPDAKDGLKNLLQVFKSNPEYFNKRFDLVNRKISDFWVPRFKFEFEFEASEAMIKMGLDLPFNRRKAEITEMVDSVTEPLFVRKMFHKCFIEVNEEGTEAAASTAVIIEQQQQSVYPNPSFVADHPFMFMIKEEISGVVFFVGAVLNPSLDS; this is encoded by the exons ATGGAGGTTCCAATAGAGGCAGAAAGCAGTAGTTTCAACACCTATTTCTGTCTGCTGTTGGCTAATAACATTCTTCAAGAAAAGGGTGTTGAAAATCGATCAAACACAGTGATCTCACCATTTTCATTCCATCTTTTGTTGAGCTTGATTGCAGTTGGATCGAAGGGACGTACTTTGGAGCAGCTATTCCACTGTTTAGGATCCAAAAGCCTGGAAGATATCAATTCACTAGCTTCCCAAATGGTTGATCTGGCATCACCATTCAATGAAAGCAATGGGGTTTCCATTGGTGAACCAGACTTGTCCTTTGTTAATGCGGCTTGGGTTGCTCAAAGCTTAAAGCTGAAACCTTCTTTCCAAGAGATTGTAGAAGGTGTCTACCATGCCATTGCCAAAGAAGTTGACTTTGCCAATAAA GCTGAACAGGTTGTAGCTGAAGTAAATGCGTGGGCCGAGACTGCAACAAGAGGGCTCATCAGGAACCTTCTCACAGCTGAGGCCTTGAAGGTTATAAATGAATATACAGCTTTGATACTTGCAAATGCACTTTACTTCAAAGGAACATGGGCTCAACTATTTGATACATCAAAAACTAAACAAAGGGTCTTTCACCTCTTAGATGGTGAAAAAGTTCATGTTCCTTTCATGACTAGCAATAGATTTGAGCGTTATCTTTACAACGAGTTTGAGGATTTTAAAATCCTCAAACTCCCTTACAAAACTAGTCAACCCACTAGAAAATTCGCCATGCATTTCTTTCTACCAGATGCAAAAGATGGCTTGAAGAACTTGCTACAAGTGTTCAAGTCCAACCCTGAATACTTCAACAAGCGATTCGATCTCGTCAACCGGAAAATTTCCGACTTCTGGGTTCCGAGATTCAAGTTCGAGTTCGAGTTTGAAGCATCGGAGGCGATGATCAAAATGGGACTAGACCTACCTTTTAATAGAAGAAAAGCAGAGATTACTGAAATGGTAGATTCGGTTACTGAACCTCTATTTGTGAGGAAGATGTTTCACAAATGTTTCATTGAAGTGAACGAGGAAGGAACCGAAGCTGCTGCTAGCACTGCAGTTATAATCGAACAGCAGCAGCAGTCGGTGTATCCAAATCCAAGCTTTGTAGCGGATCATCCTTTCATGTTCATGATCAAGGAAGAGATATCTGGAGTTGTGTTCTTTGTTGGAGCAGTGCTCAATCCCTCGTTGGACTCCTAA